A stretch of the Paenibacillus dendritiformis genome encodes the following:
- a CDS encoding nitroreductase — MLDLPRILIEGALLSAVFLAVLLLSLAYNPRIWLQDYPPDIQRAAPPRTPTEKKQLTAVGTIVMLLIFVPFVSSIYAYGDEVTFWGAFLHLYLVFIIVSLADLIILDWLVFCGITPNFIVIPGTRGASGYKDYRFHLIGFLKGAVMSAVFCLLLAGVRVAITYL; from the coding sequence ATGCTGGATTTGCCGCGCATTCTGATCGAAGGGGCTTTATTATCTGCCGTCTTTTTAGCGGTCCTGCTTCTCTCGCTGGCCTACAACCCGCGGATATGGCTTCAGGATTATCCGCCAGATATTCAACGGGCGGCCCCGCCTCGCACCCCGACGGAGAAAAAGCAGTTGACGGCAGTCGGAACCATCGTCATGCTGCTCATTTTCGTTCCGTTTGTCAGTTCGATTTATGCCTATGGAGACGAGGTTACGTTTTGGGGCGCTTTTCTTCATCTGTACCTTGTCTTCATCATTGTCAGCTTGGCTGACTTGATTATTCTCGACTGGCTTGTTTTTTGCGGCATTACACCGAACTTCATTGTCATACCGGGAACGCGGGGGGCGTCAGGCTATAAAGATTACCGTTTCCATCTCATCGGCTTCCTGAAGGGAGCGGTCATGTCTGCGGTTTTTTGTCTGCTGCTTGCGGGGGTGCGAGTGGCCATAACGTATTTGTAG
- a CDS encoding YdcF family protein — protein sequence MTYPFDCLTELVFVPEEEPQPADIILVPGGSHTQPMAIAAQLYHEGYAPYVLPSGGYNRKLDRTEWEHLQQIGVSLGIPAHAILREDKAKNTFDNARNSWSVIQERKLEVNRAILVCKAYFSRRALMTYQAVFPPHVRFCVQQDSTRVNRADWYAEEAGIKLVLTEARKIATYFEPHIPKWVERQASSP from the coding sequence TTGACCTATCCGTTTGATTGTCTCACCGAGCTTGTCTTCGTTCCGGAAGAAGAGCCCCAGCCTGCCGACATCATACTGGTTCCGGGCGGCAGTCATACGCAGCCGATGGCCATCGCCGCGCAATTGTATCACGAGGGATATGCACCTTACGTGCTGCCATCCGGAGGTTATAACCGGAAGCTGGATCGGACGGAATGGGAGCATTTGCAGCAGATTGGCGTCTCGCTGGGGATTCCCGCTCATGCTATCCTGCGGGAAGACAAAGCGAAAAACACATTCGACAACGCGAGGAATTCCTGGAGCGTGATTCAGGAGCGCAAGCTGGAGGTGAACCGGGCCATCCTCGTCTGCAAAGCGTATTTCTCGAGAAGAGCGCTTATGACGTATCAGGCCGTCTTTCCGCCACACGTCCGCTTTTGCGTCCAACAAGACAGCACCCGCGTGAACAGGGCGGACTGGTACGCGGAAGAGGCTGGGATCAAGCTGGTTCTGACCGAGGCGCGAAAAATTGCAACCTACTTTGAACCGCATATTCCGAAATGGGTAGAGCGGCAGGCCTCATCACCATAA
- a CDS encoding manganese efflux pump, translating into MTSWLMIAALTFSSSIDNLGVGLSYGVRNIRISMLSNLFIAVICFLFSMCGIYFGMFIATVLPGILPVVLGAFLLVVIGLRIILMAVPRKNQQPNSSPEAASPKSIGFVESAVLGVALSANALTNGVGAGLLGFSPLLISILAAAGSFVTVWAGVAFGIRLTHVRIGKFTVGQFGTLISGMLLLLVACGAFLD; encoded by the coding sequence ATGACATCATGGCTTATGATTGCGGCGTTGACCTTTTCGTCGAGCATCGATAATTTGGGAGTCGGTTTGTCCTATGGCGTGCGGAATATTCGCATCAGTATGCTCTCGAATCTATTTATCGCAGTGATCTGTTTTCTCTTTAGCATGTGCGGAATCTATTTCGGGATGTTCATTGCCACCGTGCTCCCCGGAATCCTCCCCGTCGTGCTGGGCGCCTTCCTGCTCGTGGTGATCGGTCTGCGCATTATCCTGATGGCCGTTCCGCGCAAAAATCAACAGCCAAACAGCAGCCCCGAGGCGGCGAGTCCCAAGAGCATTGGCTTCGTTGAATCCGCGGTGCTCGGCGTTGCCCTGTCCGCCAATGCATTGACGAATGGCGTCGGGGCCGGCCTGCTCGGTTTTTCCCCGCTGCTGATCTCGATATTGGCGGCGGCCGGAAGCTTTGTCACCGTATGGGCCGGAGTGGCTTTCGGCATCAGACTGACGCATGTCCGCATCGGCAAATTTACCGTCGGGCAATTCGGGACCTTGATTAGCGGGATGCTCTTATTGCTTGTGGCCTGTGGCGCGTTCCTAGACTAG
- a CDS encoding Gfo/Idh/MocA family protein, giving the protein MTKKRVGIVGCGNIFPMHAKSVELNEHAELVAVCDIKEERAQKAAKQYNCVSYLDYKQMIDEAGLDVVHVCTPHHMHAPVVIYAAEKGKHVITEKPMSITVEDAEAMIEACCRNNVTFGVIFQNRYNPGSVLIKEALESGKLGRVLGARCSVTWKRTDEYYSLSDWKGTWDKEGGGVIIDQAIHTLDLMRWFIGDDIAAIAAHIENRTHEKIDVEDVADGVIQFKNGVMASFYAMNYHSYDAPVEIELHCEKGRAYIRAEKGSICYEDGTEISRDSDRTNLIDYGEGVKSYWGISHIHQIGNFYDAVVNGAPLHITGEEALKTQKMVAAIYQSGKTGKKVQL; this is encoded by the coding sequence ATGACAAAAAAACGTGTTGGCATCGTGGGTTGCGGCAATATTTTTCCGATGCATGCCAAGTCTGTGGAGTTAAATGAACATGCTGAACTCGTGGCTGTATGCGATATCAAAGAGGAGCGGGCGCAAAAAGCCGCGAAGCAGTATAACTGCGTTTCTTATTTGGACTATAAGCAAATGATCGATGAAGCCGGTCTGGACGTTGTTCATGTGTGCACGCCGCACCATATGCATGCGCCTGTCGTGATCTATGCGGCAGAAAAAGGCAAGCATGTCATCACGGAGAAGCCGATGAGCATTACCGTGGAAGATGCGGAAGCGATGATTGAAGCATGCTGCCGGAACAACGTTACCTTTGGCGTCATCTTCCAGAACCGGTACAATCCGGGCTCGGTGCTGATTAAGGAAGCGCTTGAGAGCGGCAAGCTGGGCCGCGTTCTGGGAGCCCGCTGCTCGGTTACATGGAAGCGAACGGACGAATACTACAGCTTAAGCGACTGGAAGGGCACCTGGGACAAGGAAGGCGGCGGGGTCATCATTGACCAGGCGATTCATACGCTGGATTTGATGAGATGGTTCATTGGCGACGATATTGCGGCGATTGCCGCTCATATCGAGAACCGAACGCACGAGAAGATTGACGTCGAAGACGTGGCTGACGGGGTGATCCAATTCAAAAACGGGGTCATGGCCTCCTTCTACGCCATGAACTATCACAGCTATGACGCTCCTGTCGAGATTGAGCTGCATTGCGAGAAGGGGAGAGCGTATATCCGGGCCGAGAAAGGCAGCATTTGCTATGAAGACGGCACGGAAATCAGCCGCGATTCGGATCGCACCAACCTGATCGATTACGGCGAAGGGGTCAAATCGTATTGGGGCATCAGCCATATTCATCAAATCGGCAATTTCTACGATGCGGTCGTTAACGGCGCTCCGCTGCATATTACCGGGGAAGAGGCATTGAAGACGCAGAAAATGGTCGCGGCGATATACCAATCCGGAAAAACGGGGAAAAAGGTTCAATTGTAA
- a CDS encoding dienelactone hydrolase family protein — MMEQLTGKTLIILLHEIYGVNDHIAYYRQRFEEQGHEVLTPNLLGRAPFAYGEEAAAYSYFINEVGFDASAREVRGLIEANRQQYNAILLAGFSVGATVAWMCSGSGGLDGIIGFYGSRIRNYADIKPCCPALLYFASEEPFDVPGLARQLRETERTRVEVIAAGHGFMNPFHPSYLPEQAEACMTGCSEFLRQEKRTLPRAAK, encoded by the coding sequence ATGATGGAACAGCTGACGGGAAAAACGCTTATCATTCTGCTTCACGAAATTTACGGGGTGAACGATCATATTGCTTATTACCGCCAACGTTTTGAAGAGCAAGGCCATGAGGTGTTGACGCCGAATCTATTGGGCAGAGCGCCATTTGCCTATGGGGAGGAAGCGGCCGCGTATTCCTATTTTATCAATGAAGTCGGATTCGACGCCTCCGCCCGAGAAGTGAGAGGCCTGATTGAAGCGAACCGCCAACAATATAATGCCATTTTGCTGGCCGGCTTCAGTGTTGGAGCCACCGTTGCCTGGATGTGCAGCGGCAGCGGCGGCCTTGACGGAATTATCGGCTTCTACGGCTCAAGAATCCGCAATTACGCGGACATCAAGCCTTGTTGTCCTGCCTTGCTGTACTTCGCAAGCGAGGAGCCATTTGATGTGCCCGGATTAGCGCGGCAGTTGAGAGAGACGGAGCGGACACGCGTTGAGGTCATTGCGGCCGGACATGGGTTTATGAATCCTTTTCACCCGAGCTATCTACCGGAGCAGGCGGAAGCGTGCATGACAGGATGCAGCGAATTTCTGCGCCAGGAGAAGCGAACGCTTCCAAGGGCAGCAAAATAG
- a CDS encoding GNAT family N-acetyltransferase: protein MLSFEITSAKRVDIEEAIINSNPLFNLVSRNKEIIPREEVLADIQQAHRIGAKRMLVKENEDYIGILEYLPLNPADQCAWLGLLVISGDRQSQGYGAQAVQLFEELMESQGISKYRIGVVTKNTRAHLFWMRHGFKRIDSKTNGNNKEILIYEKRIYQRTEG from the coding sequence ATGTTATCGTTTGAAATAACATCGGCGAAGCGAGTCGATATCGAAGAAGCTATTATTAATTCCAATCCTTTATTTAATCTGGTATCCAGAAATAAAGAGATCATACCAAGAGAAGAAGTGCTGGCAGATATCCAGCAGGCCCATCGCATCGGCGCCAAGCGGATGCTGGTCAAGGAGAATGAGGACTATATCGGCATCCTCGAATATTTGCCGCTGAATCCGGCCGATCAATGCGCTTGGCTGGGGCTCCTCGTGATCAGCGGCGATCGGCAATCGCAGGGATACGGCGCGCAGGCCGTGCAATTATTTGAAGAGCTGATGGAAAGTCAGGGCATAAGCAAGTACAGAATCGGAGTCGTGACGAAAAATACGCGGGCCCACCTTTTCTGGATGCGGCATGGCTTCAAAAGGATCGACTCGAAAACGAACGGAAATAACAAAGAAATATTAATTTATGAGAAAAGAATATATCAGCGAACAGAGGGATGA
- a CDS encoding VOC family protein, with the protein MSRGFSHCLQIFPTPDMAKTAAFYELAGFRAVHYLESSEPHVCLYRDGIEIVLTRSIHDAVIPNRIVHGYGYDAYFIAYDQLELERELAGKGIKIVRPLTTTDYNNHEFVFEDVDGRWIAVGNKAG; encoded by the coding sequence ATGAGCAGAGGCTTCTCGCATTGCCTGCAAATTTTTCCGACGCCGGATATGGCGAAGACAGCGGCATTTTACGAGCTTGCCGGCTTCAGGGCGGTGCATTATCTTGAATCGTCAGAGCCGCATGTATGCTTGTATAGAGACGGTATCGAGATCGTGTTGACGCGATCGATACATGACGCTGTCATCCCTAATCGAATCGTTCACGGATACGGATATGACGCCTATTTCATCGCCTATGACCAACTGGAATTGGAACGCGAGCTGGCTGGCAAAGGAATTAAAATCGTGCGTCCATTGACAACGACGGACTACAACAATCATGAATTCGTATTCGAGGATGTGGATGGCCGCTGGATCGCGGTGGGGAACAAAGCAGGATAA
- a CDS encoding helix-hairpin-helix domain-containing protein, with protein sequence MNGKKTPKLELTAEERAAFKRQKIKIADLADYSVEELCSRLRLSQPRARELRALAEFQRIPSIGPQFARDMVELGYHSLEELKQLDGAQLFDALEQRYGFEIDPCVEDQCRLIVDFARHRDSSRQWWDFTAERKQYRDKYGYPPNRPKKE encoded by the coding sequence ATGAACGGCAAAAAAACGCCCAAGCTTGAGCTGACGGCGGAGGAGCGGGCGGCGTTCAAGCGGCAAAAGATAAAAATCGCCGATCTCGCGGATTATTCCGTGGAGGAGCTCTGTTCGCGCTTGCGTTTGTCGCAGCCAAGAGCCAGGGAACTGCGAGCCTTGGCCGAATTTCAACGAATTCCATCCATCGGTCCGCAATTCGCCCGCGATATGGTAGAGTTAGGATACCATTCGCTGGAAGAGCTGAAGCAGCTGGATGGGGCGCAGTTATTTGACGCCCTGGAGCAACGGTACGGCTTCGAGATCGACCCATGCGTGGAGGATCAATGCCGGCTGATCGTTGATTTTGCCCGGCATCGCGATAGTTCGAGGCAATGGTGGGATTTCACCGCTGAACGGAAGCAATACCGAGATAAATATGGATATCCGCCGAATCGGCCGAAAAAGGAGTAG
- a CDS encoding CPBP family intramembrane glutamic endopeptidase, protein MLRRNDADNDARRQILAGIGTRISQALNSRLSGWMITALLFALYHLPFRLFDTGFAGDVLHAFAVCFTEGLFGGLILGFLWLRTNNLIAPVFVHSVIDAISGYESILAKYHFW, encoded by the coding sequence ATGCTTCGGAGGAATGATGCTGATAACGACGCCCGGCGGCAAATACTTGCTGGGATTGGAACCCGAATTTCCCAGGCGCTGAACTCGAGACTAAGCGGCTGGATGATTACGGCCTTATTATTTGCCCTCTACCACCTGCCATTCCGGCTCTTTGACACCGGCTTTGCGGGAGATGTCCTGCATGCGTTTGCGGTCTGTTTTACCGAAGGATTATTCGGCGGGTTGATCCTGGGTTTCCTGTGGTTGAGAACGAATAACCTGATTGCTCCCGTCTTCGTTCATTCCGTCATTGATGCGATAAGCGGATATGAATCGATCCTTGCCAAGTATCATTTTTGGTGA
- a CDS encoding VOC family protein — MIMERVILLTENPLETKSFYRDVLELELVEERDDSFAVQAGATRVTFQTTTAFSRPFYHFAMNIPENKFREAKSWLQSRVSLIQEDGEDEVFFTSWNAHSVYFEDPSGNIVELIARHNLSNAVSHPFGSGDIKGVSEIGIVANEVIPFVRALNEIGVPNWRPDDEGLTPAGDEHGLFIVVKTGREWFFSNQKRARSYPVKVLARGIGWITFGEASRIDD; from the coding sequence ATGATTATGGAGCGCGTCATCCTATTGACGGAAAATCCGTTGGAAACGAAATCGTTCTATCGCGATGTGCTGGAGCTTGAGCTTGTCGAGGAGCGGGACGATTCCTTCGCCGTACAAGCGGGGGCGACCCGGGTAACGTTTCAGACGACGACGGCGTTTTCCCGCCCATTTTATCATTTTGCCATGAACATCCCAGAGAATAAGTTCCGCGAAGCCAAAAGCTGGCTTCAATCCCGAGTGAGTTTGATCCAGGAGGACGGGGAGGACGAAGTGTTTTTTACCTCTTGGAATGCCCACTCCGTCTATTTTGAAGATCCTTCCGGCAATATTGTCGAATTGATCGCCCGGCACAATTTGTCCAATGCGGTCTCGCATCCGTTCGGGAGCGGCGATATCAAGGGCGTCAGTGAAATCGGCATTGTGGCCAATGAGGTCATTCCCTTCGTCCGGGCCTTGAATGAAATCGGGGTGCCGAACTGGAGACCGGATGATGAAGGCCTGACTCCGGCGGGAGATGAGCACGGGCTGTTCATTGTCGTCAAGACAGGCCGGGAATGGTTTTTCTCGAATCAGAAGCGAGCGCGAAGCTATCCGGTGAAAGTATTGGCAAGAGGGATCGGATGGATAACATTCGGAGAAGCTTCACGGATCGATGACTAG
- a CDS encoding HPP family protein: protein MLASDIMVRRVIKVKETDTVEQAIERFAAYRVSALPVVNERNEISGLISQRDVIEYIRNFDINFWMFQMYMPLPVYIDEEGIGSKWQRLAGRNVMEIAARDVATVPVDSKIEEVATLFGNKRVQKVIVERNGVLAGMISRGDLIRYLAECR from the coding sequence ATGTTAGCTTCCGATATTATGGTTCGGCGGGTCATCAAAGTAAAGGAAACCGATACGGTCGAGCAAGCGATCGAGCGATTTGCCGCTTATCGGGTCAGCGCGCTGCCTGTTGTCAACGAGCGCAACGAGATCTCCGGGTTAATCAGTCAGCGGGACGTTATTGAATATATCCGAAATTTTGACATTAATTTTTGGATGTTCCAAATGTATATGCCACTGCCGGTCTATATCGATGAGGAAGGGATCGGCTCGAAATGGCAGCGCTTGGCTGGACGCAATGTGATGGAAATTGCCGCTCGCGATGTGGCAACGGTGCCCGTTGACTCTAAAATTGAAGAGGTGGCCACGTTATTTGGCAATAAGCGGGTGCAAAAAGTCATCGTGGAAAGAAACGGGGTATTGGCGGGAATGATTAGCCGCGGCGACCTTATTCGGTATTTGGCGGAGTGCAGGTAA
- a CDS encoding MarR family transcriptional regulator: protein MEHSKQAKKQIYDLRWKMMHLIEQEESWEIATFRRKAMEEGLSEGTYNFTMVHVIDCIGRYEPINTTSIAEKMELSKASITKMTAKLFDEGFVKRTQLKDNKKEVYFRLTPKGRRLFDLHEHLHEAEENRFLRFLDRYSPEQLDCIKRFSRDLVEYYEQKLIEGTDV, encoded by the coding sequence ATGGAGCATTCCAAGCAAGCAAAAAAGCAAATTTATGATCTCCGTTGGAAGATGATGCACTTGATTGAGCAAGAAGAAAGCTGGGAAATCGCAACTTTTCGCAGGAAAGCAATGGAAGAAGGACTAAGCGAAGGGACTTACAACTTCACCATGGTTCATGTCATCGACTGCATCGGCCGTTATGAGCCAATCAATACGACTTCAATCGCAGAGAAAATGGAGCTGTCGAAGGCAAGCATTACGAAGATGACAGCGAAGCTGTTCGATGAAGGATTCGTCAAGCGCACCCAGCTCAAAGACAACAAAAAAGAAGTCTATTTTCGCCTGACTCCCAAAGGCAGGCGGCTCTTCGACCTCCACGAGCATTTGCATGAGGCGGAGGAGAATCGCTTTCTCCGGTTTCTTGATCGATATTCGCCAGAACAGCTAGATTGCATCAAGCGGTTTTCGCGGGACCTGGTGGAATATTATGAACAGAAACTGATAGAAGGCACAGACGTGTAG
- a CDS encoding NUDIX hydrolase: MLLNRENPAWMGCWNGVGGKIEKNEQPRSSMLREIKEETGLEDLDIAFKGVITWTTGEKRDFGGLYLYLADIPQEHTYPTPVKTAEGILDWKEIRWIMHPANAGVASNIRSCLDQVLHEEQCYNHHCIFVGDSLIEQITTPIDPNIEYDEAARIEYLVKYTSSMREAAATAR; the protein is encoded by the coding sequence TTGCTGCTGAATCGAGAAAATCCGGCATGGATGGGCTGCTGGAATGGAGTTGGCGGCAAGATCGAGAAGAATGAACAACCAAGGTCTTCCATGCTGCGGGAAATCAAGGAAGAAACAGGGCTTGAAGATCTGGACATTGCTTTTAAGGGCGTAATTACATGGACAACCGGGGAGAAAAGGGATTTTGGCGGGCTTTATTTGTATTTGGCCGATATTCCGCAAGAACATACATATCCGACACCCGTAAAAACAGCGGAAGGAATACTGGATTGGAAAGAAATCCGGTGGATTATGCATCCCGCCAACGCCGGAGTGGCCTCCAATATTCGGAGTTGTCTCGATCAGGTGCTGCATGAGGAGCAATGCTATAATCACCATTGCATTTTTGTCGGGGATTCGTTGATCGAGCAAATAACAACCCCGATTGATCCGAATATCGAATACGATGAAGCGGCAAGGATAGAGTACCTCGTGAAGTATACGAGCAGTATGCGGGAAGCTGCGGCAACGGCAAGGTAA
- a CDS encoding TrkH family potassium uptake protein, producing the protein MQKLEHGKNQNTRYTSPRIIMIGFAGIIFIGAILLALPVSASSGISIGFLDALFTSTSAVCVTGLAVLDTGTDFSLFGQIVLMALIQIGGLGFMTFGVLVAILLGKKISLKERLLIQQSTNSISMQGVVRLSLGIFTTAFIIEACAATLLAARWSSEMGLKRAIYYGIFHSISSFNNAGFALWSDSLSRYVGDPLVNIVITLLFILGGIGFVVIMDIWNKRRWRTLSLNTKVVLITTGLLSLAGFLFVFVIECFNPRTFGDLSWSERLWAGYFQGVVPRTAGFNTIDIGGMMTASQLFIIFLMFIGASSGSTGGGIKTSTFAVLYLSVAMIVKGKGDLNILKRRLPHELILRALAVIVVSLSIVLTSTFLLTLTEHSLQKDFMEVLFEATSAFGTVGLSMGLTSELSPLGKTIIIMTMYIGRLGPLTLFFAISQRSSKGKFRYPEERLLIG; encoded by the coding sequence ATGCAGAAATTGGAGCACGGAAAAAATCAAAATACCCGATACACATCGCCGCGAATTATTATGATTGGTTTTGCGGGAATTATTTTTATTGGCGCTATCTTGTTGGCGCTGCCTGTATCCGCCTCTAGCGGGATAAGCATCGGCTTTCTCGACGCGCTGTTTACTTCTACATCGGCAGTGTGCGTAACCGGGCTGGCGGTCCTCGATACCGGTACGGATTTTTCGTTGTTCGGACAGATCGTCCTTATGGCTCTGATTCAAATCGGAGGGCTGGGCTTCATGACGTTCGGGGTTCTCGTTGCTATTTTGCTCGGCAAAAAAATCAGTCTTAAAGAAAGATTGCTGATCCAACAATCCACCAATTCGATCTCGATGCAAGGGGTCGTGCGATTATCTCTTGGCATCTTTACGACGGCATTTATTATCGAAGCATGCGCCGCCACTCTGCTTGCTGCCCGGTGGTCTAGCGAGATGGGGCTGAAGCGCGCCATCTACTATGGGATTTTCCACTCCATTTCGTCTTTTAATAATGCGGGGTTTGCCTTATGGTCTGACAGTCTCTCCCGATATGTCGGCGATCCGCTTGTCAATATTGTGATTACACTGCTTTTTATTCTTGGCGGAATCGGTTTCGTGGTTATCATGGACATTTGGAATAAGCGCAGATGGAGAACGCTGTCCTTGAATACCAAAGTGGTCTTGATTACGACGGGGCTTCTTTCCTTGGCGGGGTTTCTGTTCGTATTCGTTATTGAATGCTTCAATCCACGAACATTCGGAGACTTATCGTGGAGCGAACGGTTATGGGCAGGATACTTCCAGGGGGTCGTTCCCCGAACGGCCGGCTTCAATACGATCGATATCGGAGGAATGATGACCGCCTCACAATTGTTCATCATTTTTTTGATGTTTATCGGCGCATCGTCCGGTTCGACCGGAGGAGGCATCAAAACAAGCACATTCGCGGTTCTTTATCTGAGTGTGGCCATGATCGTGAAGGGAAAGGGAGATTTGAATATTTTGAAGAGAAGGTTGCCGCACGAGCTCATATTGCGGGCCCTCGCTGTCATCGTCGTCTCTTTGAGCATCGTCCTTACGTCGACGTTCCTGCTTACTCTGACCGAACACAGTCTGCAGAAGGATTTCATGGAGGTTCTATTCGAAGCGACTTCGGCTTTCGGAACCGTAGGGCTTTCCATGGGGCTGACTTCCGAGTTGTCTCCGCTTGGCAAAACCATCATTATTATGACCATGTACATAGGAAGGCTGGGACCGTTGACATTATTCTTTGCGATATCGCAGCGATCTTCAAAAGGGAAATTCCGATACCCGGAGGAAAGGCTGCTTATCGGATAG
- a CDS encoding catalase: MADGEDASTLTTRQGHPVRNNQNIRTVGNRGPATLENYQFIEKITHFDRERVPERVVHARGAGAHGYFEAYGKVGDEPISKYTRAKLFQEAGKRTPVFVRFSTVIHGGHSPETLRDPRGFAVKFYTEDGNWDLVGNNLKIFFIRDAIKFPDMIHAFKPDPVTNIQDGERFFDFCCNSPETLHMVTFVYSPWGIPANYRQMQGSGVNTYKWVNQEGEAVLVKYHWEPKQGIKNLTQAEAEAIQAKNFNHATQDLYEAIERGDYPEWELFVQILSDDEHPELDFDPLDDTKIWPKEQIPWLPVGRMVLNKNPENYFAEVEQAAFGTGVLVDGMDFSDDKMLQGRTLSYSDTQRYRIGANYLQLPINAPKKRVGTNQRDGQMAYYVDLAPGQNPHINYEPSSLNGLKEAPRTNKEYMPHVEGKLMRASIDRTNDFKQAGETYRAFDEFERDDLILNLVNTLKTCNTHIQERMIELFTKCDEDYGRRVAEGLRNSMNSSDHGPIGSTHTGEAVKEAERKGHETDSY; this comes from the coding sequence ATGGCGGACGGAGAGGATGCTTCCACGCTGACGACCCGTCAGGGGCACCCTGTTCGGAATAACCAGAATATCCGGACGGTAGGGAACCGGGGACCGGCCACGCTCGAAAATTACCAATTCATCGAGAAAATCACGCACTTTGATCGCGAGCGCGTTCCGGAGCGGGTGGTGCATGCACGCGGAGCGGGAGCACATGGATATTTTGAAGCGTACGGGAAAGTCGGAGATGAGCCGATTTCCAAATATACGCGCGCGAAATTGTTTCAAGAGGCGGGGAAGAGAACGCCCGTGTTCGTACGCTTCTCTACGGTTATTCATGGCGGACATTCCCCGGAGACGCTTCGCGATCCGCGAGGCTTTGCCGTCAAATTTTATACGGAGGACGGGAACTGGGATCTCGTCGGTAACAATCTGAAAATCTTTTTCATTCGCGATGCGATCAAATTCCCGGATATGATTCACGCCTTCAAGCCGGATCCGGTAACGAACATTCAAGACGGCGAACGCTTCTTCGATTTCTGCTGCAATTCGCCGGAGACGCTGCACATGGTCACGTTCGTATATTCCCCTTGGGGAATCCCGGCCAACTACCGTCAAATGCAGGGGTCCGGCGTCAATACATACAAGTGGGTCAACCAAGAAGGAGAAGCGGTTCTTGTCAAATATCATTGGGAACCGAAGCAGGGAATCAAAAACTTGACTCAGGCGGAAGCCGAGGCGATCCAGGCCAAAAATTTCAACCACGCCACGCAGGATCTGTATGAGGCGATTGAACGCGGAGATTACCCGGAGTGGGAGCTGTTTGTGCAAATATTGAGCGACGATGAGCATCCCGAGCTGGACTTCGATCCGTTGGATGATACCAAAATATGGCCGAAGGAGCAAATTCCGTGGCTTCCGGTCGGGCGGATGGTGCTGAATAAAAACCCGGAGAACTATTTTGCCGAGGTGGAGCAAGCCGCCTTTGGGACCGGAGTGCTCGTCGACGGGATGGATTTCTCGGATGACAAAATGCTGCAGGGACGGACCCTTTCTTATTCCGACACGCAGCGTTACCGCATTGGGGCGAACTACTTGCAGCTTCCCATCAATGCGCCGAAAAAGCGGGTAGGCACCAATCAGCGCGACGGTCAAATGGCCTATTATGTGGATCTTGCTCCCGGCCAAAACCCGCATATCAACTATGAGCCGTCCTCGTTGAACGGCCTGAAGGAAGCGCCCCGGACGAATAAGGAGTATATGCCGCATGTCGAAGGGAAGCTGATGCGGGCCAGCATCGACCGTACGAATGATTTCAAGCAAGCAGGCGAGACGTATCGGGCATTTGATGAGTTCGAGCGCGATGATCTCATCTTGAATCTGGTCAATACGTTAAAGACCTGCAATACTCATATTCAGGAGCGAATGATCGAGCTGTTCACGAAATGTGATGAGGACTACGGGCGCCGCGTCGCGGAAGGATTGCGGAACAGCATGAATTCATCCGATCATGGTCCGATCGGCTCCACGCACACGGGTGAAGCAGTGAAGGAAGCCGAACGCAAAGGACATGAGACGGATTCGTATTAA